One Malus domestica chromosome 11, GDT2T_hap1 genomic region harbors:
- the LOC103448755 gene encoding increased DNA methylation 1-like: MFLSEEIDDLHDDGFEGSKTEHCIFTEVFFGQDIGRTSNRCLVTGMINFECESSKNTDAALSPNSENSVVTSHSSPKSTCLEEFYNATKEIRETSGPGFSLDRSAMLDRNVDDAAVKRMKFSADELPNTKPGLGKVTSGPASNSISETVTFRLVESSSQGVTSSCYLFKQHAELNKPGVIGDPDVSRCRLPNSSGNDRKEVCLSKAIASPVAHENFSARLLAASPLATMDKSRTPLPAEGKPNGFESPVLDVSNVALKTENSKDPRPLLQYHIGRLLGAAGWHIERQKRASRNYMETVYITPKGRLIRELPKAWQLCGELLLADGYSMLQEDDTKEWANISQFWSDLSGAMVSIEKEMHHPQPTTVLAYCWRLLDPFVVVVFIAKKIGSLRKGKIVKATQSIVDSNHKTGSALALNCADNIEDHFPKEDVSAPHRDSTLARRGLAVSKGDYNACGKSGNESSSKHCGQTSNEEVKSLMGLSVYSANAESHCLVNAGNRVENGFSGKMTCPDSLPVCGSGGTCIQSATHRDETSRNCNNVHGGSEAVSPHQDSNANSPSSNKQSSGLDLETPKEIMEDTSVDYSEEKDESKGGKVDDNLESAQKGSLDNQGNCIVDVLKRKTRRKSKKISEIEPSTLYRRNLLDFTSSGADSQFIAANDTQSKLKEAQDEFTGNKRCKGSRKMPLPPDSCPQQIGRKSSKLMKISRECYDFQTGKRKSFNCQIEDDDLLVSAIIKNKDFRTTHARYSSRKKAYKSRAHKKGNTKIQKSSCKLLPRSLGSGGKHFKDGKWHSVGVKTVLSWLIDAGVISLDDVIQYRNPKDGGVLIDGLVTRDGIFCKCCSKVVSVSEFKSHGGFKQNRPCLNLFMESGQSFTLCQLQAWSAEYKTRKKSSQVVRDDENDQNDDSCGICGDGGELICCDNCPSTFHQACLSLQELPEGSWYCSNCTCWVCGDFVNDKGASSPDGLKCSQCEHKYHDACLKEKWTYGAIPDSFFCNRSCQEAYSGLQSRVGCIDHFADGFSWTLLRCIHDDQKVHSAQRFALKAECNTKLAVSLTIMEECFLSMVDPRTGIDMIPHVLYNRGSEFARLNFQGFYTAVLEKDDALVTVASIRVHGTTVAEMPLIATCSKFRRQGMCRRLLTAIEEMLISFKVEKLVVAAIPDLVETWTQGFGFVPVEGDEKRSLDKINLMVFPGTMLLIKPLFENQKAHRRSEMETNRVAADAELEVGAEAEFNDGVRPFEGAGCQIEEGWESELDTGEAEVGVKGSKNAQAEVGEAEGSTLQGEFSKLSVEEVAELKLENSDGPETVANVESLKMYDEIRQQLPLDE, translated from the exons ATGTTTCTCAGCGAAGAAATTGACGATTTGCATGATGATGGGTTTGAAGGATCGAAAACTGAGCACTGTATATTCACAGAGGTTTTCTTTGGTCAAGACATTGGTCGCACTAGTAACAGATGTCTTGTTACTGGAATGATTAACTTTGAATGTGAGTCAAGTAAGAACACTGATGCAGCACTGTCTCCAAACAGTGAAAACTCAGTTGTAACAAGTCACTCATCCCCTAAAAGTACCTGTTTAGAGGAGTTTTATAATGCAACCAAAGAAATTAGAGAAACCTCTGGACCAGGGTTTTCCTTGGACAGGTCTGCTATGTTAGATAGGAATGTTGATGATGCAGCTGTTAAGAGAATGAAGTTTTCAGCTGATGAGCTTCCTAATACTAAACCTGGTTTAGGAAAGGTCACTTCTGGTCCAGCTTCAAACTCTATCTCTGAAACAGTGACATTTCGTTTGGTTGAATCTTCTAGCCAGGGAGTCACATCTAGTTGCTATCTGTTTAAGCAACATGCAGAACTTAACAAACCGGGCGTAATAGGTGACCCAGATGTTTCAAGGTGCAGATTGCCAAATTCAAGTGGGAATGATAGAAAGGAAGTCTGCCTAAGTAAAGCTATTGCTTCACCTGTTGCACATGAGAACTTCTCGGCCAGGCTTCTGGCTGCAAGTCCATTAGCCACGATGGATAAGTCCAGAACTCCTCTACCTGCCGAGGGAAAGCCCAACGGATTTGAATCTCCTGTTTTGGATGTATCCAATGTGGCCTTGAAGACAGAGAATAGTAAGGACCCTCGTCCGCTTCTCCAATATCACATTGGTCGCTTGCTTGGAGCTGCTGGATGGCATATTGAGAGGCAAAAAAGAGCTAGTAGAAATTATATGGAGACTGTTTATATAACACCTAAGGGAAGGTTAATTCGTGAACTCCCCAAAGCTTGGCAGTTATGTGGAGAACTTTTGTTAGCAGATGGGTACAGTATGCTGCAGGAAGACGATACAAAGGAGTGGGCCAATATCAGTCAGTTCTGGTCAGATCTGTCTGGTGCTATGGTAAGTATTGAGAAAGAGATGCATCATCCACAACCTACTACTGTGTTGGCTTACTGCTGGAGGCTTTTAGATCCTTTTGTGGTTGTTGTGTTTATTGCAAAAAAGATTGGTAGTCTAAGAAAGGGAAAGATAGTTAAAGCAACTCAAAGTATAGTTGATTCAAACCATAAGACTGGTTCTGCTTTGGCCTTGAATTGTGCCGATAACATAGAAGATCATTTTCCTAAGGAAGATGTGTCAGCTCCCCACCGTGATTCCACATTGGCGAGGAGGGGTTTGGCAGTTTCTAAGGGAGATTACAATGCCTGTGGGAAATCTGGTAATGAAAGTTCCTCAAAACATTGTGGACAGACTAGTAATGAGGAAGTGAAATCTCTTATGGGACTATCTGTTTATTCAGCTAATGCGGAAAGTCATTGCTTGGTGAATGCTGGTAATAGAGTTGAAAATGGGTTCTCCGGGAAAATGACATGTCCGGATTCCTTACCAGTTTGTGGGTCTGGTGGCACCTGCATTCAGTCAGCTACTCATCGAGATGAAACTTCCAGAAACTGTAACAATGTGCATGGGGGTTCTGAAGCTGTATCCCCTCACCAGGATAGCAATGCAAATTCCCCTAGCTCTAATAAACAGAGTTCTGGACTTGATTTAGAAACACCTAAGGAAATTATGGAAGACACATCAGTGGATTATTCTGAGGAAAAAGATGAATCCAAGGGAGGCAAGGTTGATGATAATCTGGAAAGTGCTCAGAAGGGATCACTAGATAACCAAGGAAACTGCATAGTTGATGTTCTGAAAAGAAAAACGCGTAGGAAGTCTAAAAAGATATCTGAAATTGAACCAAGCACGTTATACCGAAGAAACCTTTTAGATTTTACTTCAAGTGGTGCTGATTCACAGTTTATTGCTGCTAATGATACCCAGTCGAAGTTGAAAGAGGCCCAGGATGAATTTACAGGCAATAAAAGATGCAAAGGAAGTCGCAAGATGCCCTTACCTCCCGACTCTTGCCCACAACAGATTGGGAGGAAAAGTTCAAAGTTGATGAAGATCTCTCGTGAATGCTATGATTTTCAGACTGGAAAAAGGAAATCATTTAACtgccaaattgaagatgatgaCTTGTTGGTTTCAGCTATTATCAAAAACAAAGATTTTAGGACAACTCATGCTCGGTATTCGTCTAGAAAGAAAGCCTACAAATCAAGAGCTCATAAGAAAGGCAACACTAAAATCCAAAAGAGTAGTTGCAAGTTGCTTCCAAGAAGCCTGGGCAGTGGGGGGAAGCACTTTAAGGATGGAAAGTGGCATTCTGTAGGAGTGAAAACAGTTTTGTCTTGGTTAATTGATGCTGGTGTCATATCTCTAGATGATGTGATTCAGTATCGAAATCCCAAGGATGGCGGTGTCCTTATAGATGGTCTGGTTACCAGGGACGGCATTTTTTGCAAGTGTTGCAGTAAAGTAGTTTCAGTTTCTGAGTTCAAGAGTCATGGTGGGTTCAAACAGAATCGTCCATGTTTGAATCTTTTCATGGAATCTGGTCAATCCTTCACCTTATGTCAGCTTCAAGCTTGGTCAGCTGAATACAAGACCAGGAAAAAGAGCAGCCAAGTCGTGCGAGATGAtgaaaatgatcaaaatgatgatTCGTGTGGAATTTGTGGTGATGGTGGCGAGTTGATATGCTGTGATAATTGCCCATCTACTTTTCATCAGGCTTGTTTGTCTCTGCAG GAGCTCCCTGAAGGCAGTTGGTATTGCTCAAATTGCACCTGTTGGGTATGTGGTGATTTCGTCAATGACAAAGGGGCTTCAAGCCCTGATGGATTGAAGTGTTCACAGTGTGAGCACAAAT ATCATGACGCATGCCTGAAAGAAAAATGGACATACGGAGCCATACCAGATTCTTTTTTCTGTAACAGAAGCTGTCAGGAG GCTTATTCTGGTCTTCAATCTCGCGTTGGCTGCATTGATCATTTTGCTGATGGCTTTTCGTGGACACTGCTTAGATGCATTCATGATGACCAAAAGGTTCATTCTGCTCAGCGGTTTGCGCTGAAGGCGGAATGCAATACAAAACTAGCTGTTTCTCTTACAATAATGGAGGAATGCTTTTTGTCAATGGTTGATCCTAGAACAGGCATAGACATGATACCCCATGTTTTATACAATAGGGG GTCAGAGTTTGCACGTTTGAATTTTCAAGGCTTTTACACTGCAGTCTTGGAGAAGGATGATGCGTTGGTAACTGTAGCATCCATCAG GGTGCATGGAACAACAGTTGCAGAGATGCCGCTAATTGCAACTTGCAGTAAATTCCGTCGCCAGGGAATGTGCCGACGCCTCCTGACTGCGATTGAAGAG ATGCTAATATCTTTCAAGGTTGAAAAGCTTGTCGTAGCTGCCATTCCCGATTTGGTAGAGACATGGACGCAGGGTTTTGGCTTTGTACCGGTAGAAGGCGATGAAAAGCGTAGTTTGGACAAGATCAACTTGATGGTCTTTCCTGGAACAATGCTGCTCATAAAACCCTTGTTCGAAAATCAAAAAGCACATAGGCGTTCTG AAATGGAAACCAACAGAGTTGCTGCTGATGCGGAGTTAGAAGTCGGTGCTGAAGCTGAATTCAACGATGGTGTCCGGCCATTCGAGGGAGCCGGTTGTCAGATCGAAGAAGGCTGGGAATCCGAACTTGACACTGGGGAAGCGGAAGTCGGAGTTAAGGGAAGCAAGAATGCGCAAGCAGAAGTAGGCGAAGCCGAAGGAAGCACTTTGCAGGGCGAATTTTCAAAGCTGTCTGTGGAAGAAGTAGCAGaactaaaattagaaaatagcgACGGGCCGGAAACCGTGGCTAATGTTGAATCCTTGAAAATGTATGATGAAATACGGCAGCAGCTTCCTTTGGACGAATAA
- the LOC103413311 gene encoding protein DJ-1 homolog B-like has translation MALVCHVTPPPSFLLPSKLRPAIPLLRKRFFSFSVSAAMASDAPAKKVLVPIANGTEPMEAVITVDVLRRAGADVTVASVEKQLRVDACHGVKIVADALISDCRQSVFDLITLPGGMPGATNLKNSEVLESLVKQQAANGKLYSAICASPAVALASWGVLKGLKATCYPSFMEQLVSGATAVESRVQLDDKVVTSRGPGTTMEFAVALVEQLYGKEKADEVSGPLVMRSNHGDEYIITELNPVEWTPHDTPKILVPIANGTEEMEAVMIVDILRRAKADVVVASVEDKLEILASRKVKLEADMSLDEAAQLSYDLIVLPGGLGGAQAFAKSEKLVNLLKKQRQSQRPYGAICASPALVLEPHGLLKGKKATAFPAMCDKLSDKSEIENRVVVDGNLITSRGPGTSMEFALGIVEKFLGREKAIELAKVMLFVHP, from the exons ATGGCACTCGTGTGCCACGTAACCCCTCCCCCCTCGTTTCTCTTGCCCTCCAAGCTCAGACCTGCCATCCCTCTTCTCAGAAAgcgcttcttctccttctccgtCTCTGCAGCCATGGCTTCCGATGCTCCTGCTAAGAAG GTTTTGGTTCCGATTGCCAACGGCACGGAGCCGATGGAGGCGGTGATCACAGTCGATGTTCTGCGGCGGGCTGGAGCCGATGTTACTGTGGCTTCTGTGGAGAAGCAGCTCCGTGTGGATGCTTGCCACGGCGTTAAGATCGTCGCTGATGCTTTGATTTCGGACTGCAGGCAAAGCGTCTTCGATCTCATCACTCTACCC GGAGGCATGCCAGGTGCTACTAATCTTAAGAATAGTGAGGTCCTGGAAAGTTTGGTGAAGCAGCAGGCCGCAAATGGGAAGCTCTACTCTGCTATATGTGCTTCACCTGCAGTGGCACTTGCGTCATGGGGTGTGCTGAAGGGACTGAAA GCAACTTGTTATCCATCTTTTATGGAGCAATTAGTATCTGGTGCAACCGCTGTTGAGTCAAGAGTGCAGCTGGATGACAAAGTTGTGACAAGTCGTGGACCTGGTACTACCATGGAGTTTGCTGTTGCACTGGTCGAGCAATTATATGGGAAAGAAAAAGCTGATGAAGTTTCTGGGCCACTG GTGATGCGTTCCAACCATGGTGATGAATATATAATAACTGAGTTAAACCCAGTTGAGTGGACTCCCCATGATACCCCAAAG ATTCTTGTACCTATTGCGAATGGCACAGAGGAAATGGAAGCTGTTATGATTGTCGATATTCTACGACGAGCCAAAGCGGATGTTGTGGTGGCCTCTGTAGAGGATAAACTAGAAATTCTTGCTTCCCGCAAAGTTAAACTGGAGGCGGATATGTCCCTTGATGAAGCTGCCCAACTTTCATATGACCTAATTGTCTTGCCT GGTGGACTTGGTGGTGCCCAAGCATTTGCAAAATCGGAAAAGCTAGTGAATTTGTTAAAAAAGCAGAGGCAATCCCAGAGACCTTATGGAGCAATATGTGCCTCCCCAGCTCTAGTTTTGGAACCCCATGGCCTACTCAAG GGTAAAAAGGCCACAGCATTCCCCGCAATGTGCGACAAGCTGTCAGATAAAAGTGAAATCGAGAACAGGGTAGTGGTTGATGGCAACCTCATCACCAGCAGAGGACCAGGAACTTCAATGGAGTTTGCTCTTGGAATTGTTGAGAAGTTTCTCGGTCGCGAGAAAGCAATAGAGCTTGCAAAAGTGATGCTTTTCGTTCATCCGTAG